The genomic interval CCATCAGGCCGTTCGGCTTCAGCATCGCGGCGCAGCGGCTGAGGAAAACGCCGACATCGGTGACGTGCTCCACCACCTCCATCGCCAGCACGATGTCAAATCGCTCGCGCGGGTCGATCTCCTCCACCGTGGTGCAGCGGTAGTCGATCGAAAGATGCGCCTTGCCGGCATGAAGCTTCGCGGCGGCAATATTGCTTTGCGAGGGGTCGACGCCGATCACCTGCGCGCCGAGACGCGACAGCGGCTCGCACAACAGGCCCGCACCGCAGCCGATGTCGAGCAGGCGCAGGCCGCCGAGGCAGTTGAGGCTGCGCACATTGCGCTCGAACTTGCGGCAGGCGGCGTCGCGAATATAGCCGAGGCGCAGCGGATTGATCTTGTGAAGGGGCGCCATCTTGCCCTTCGGGTCCCACCACTCCGCCGAGAGCTTTGAGAATTTTGCGATTTCGGCGGCATCGACGGTCGAGCCCTGCGGGCCCATCGCCGTTGCGGAAGTATTTTGCTGCATGCTCATGAAGAACGCGCCGTCCTACCGCGCGGTGATCGAATTGCGGAACGCGAGCGGCGAGGCGATGGTGGTGATGGTCTCACGCCCCTCGCCGACGCCGTTGATGGTCACGTCGCCATAGTTGAGAATACGTCCAGGGATGGTCTGGTTGACGTCGACGCTCTCGACCTTGTCCAGCGCCATCTCGAAGGTCCGCCGCTTGATGAACCCGGTCTTGTGCACGACCCGCAGATTCGTCACGTCGGTCTCGGTGGTAAAGCGATGGAACCAGCCCTTGACGGTCCAGTACAGGGCGCCCAGTGCCGCCAGGCCGGCCGCCACGAGGCACAGCAGCACCACGCCATCAACGGTGGTCTGCCGGGACATGCCGAACAGCACCAGCGCCACGATCCAGGCCAGAATCGCCGGGAAATAGAAGATCCAGTGCGCATTGGTCGAATACAGCACCCGCTCGCCCGGCTGCAGGATCTCGTCGATATAACGCGCCATAACCTCGCTAAACCCATCCCCCGCACGGTCCCGAA from Bradyrhizobium arachidis carries:
- the ubiG gene encoding bifunctional 2-polyprenyl-6-hydroxyphenol methylase/3-demethylubiquinol 3-O-methyltransferase UbiG; amino-acid sequence: MSMQQNTSATAMGPQGSTVDAAEIAKFSKLSAEWWDPKGKMAPLHKINPLRLGYIRDAACRKFERNVRSLNCLGGLRLLDIGCGAGLLCEPLSRLGAQVIGVDPSQSNIAAAKLHAGKAHLSIDYRCTTVEEIDPRERFDIVLAMEVVEHVTDVGVFLSRCAAMLKPNGLMVVSTLNRNWKSFALAIVGAEYVLRWLPRGTHEWNKFVTPDELTKHLLDNRLVITEQTGVVYSPFADKWTLSSDMDVNYMVVAEGMV
- a CDS encoding PH domain-containing protein; amino-acid sequence: MARYIDEILQPGERVLYSTNAHWIFYFPAILAWIVALVLFGMSRQTTVDGVVLLCLVAAGLAALGALYWTVKGWFHRFTTETDVTNLRVVHKTGFIKRRTFEMALDKVESVDVNQTIPGRILNYGDVTINGVGEGRETITTIASPLAFRNSITAR